The Gossypium hirsutum isolate 1008001.06 chromosome A13, Gossypium_hirsutum_v2.1, whole genome shotgun sequence nucleotide sequence TATCATTTTCTCATTATATTTTTTGATCCCCTAAAACctactttttaattattatttttttaatactcctcaatattttattttattatcttcatatcattttctcattttattgaGAAATCAATTATACATCATGTCATGCTTCTTGATTTAACTCTCTTTTGATATCTtgcaactttcattttctttgatctaatatattattttactaaaattttatcttatattatTTACGATCAAGGGGGTTTTGAGGATGTTACAAAAGATCTACATCAGGATACTGTACATTTATTTGgggaaaccttgtgacttggcgaagcaaaaaacaaagtgttgtagcaagaagtagtgcagaggctgagtttagatcaatggctcaaggaatttgtgaaatgatgtggttaaaaagaattatggaagagctgaggaaaccaataacttcaccaatgaaTTTGTACTGTGATAGCAAAACTGCCATTAGTATTACTCACAACCTAGTCCAGCATGACAAAACTAAACATGTTGAGGTTGATAGACAATTTATcaaggagaagattgaagaatACCAAGTGTGCATGCCATTTGTTCTTTCAAAACAACAGATTGCTGAAATACTTACCAAAGGGCTTTCTAAgacaagctttgattttcttgtaagcaagttgggcatgtttgatatatatgcaccaacttaatggagggtgttgaaatatgttaaacccatatattttgggtatattttttaaattcatttaagtagataaatcttatttaggtagataaatcttagaaTAAATCATTTGAGATATTTATTTTCCCTTATCTTTTAGTTTTTCCAATTAGGTTATgattcttttctctatttaagttcaattctttaattaataaaatatagaatagttttattaaatgctctcttgaaaactttcaaaGACAACAATGAAAGGTCCTACCTCCTCTAAATCTTCCTTGATAATAGCTTCTTCCACCTCGACTCAAGTTCTTGTAACCCAGATTGTAGTTCCTAGTAGATCCCTCGTGGGAGTCAGCGTTCTTGGATTGATTTTATGAACAGGACTTCTTTTGAACCATATTCGCTTGCAACAGTATGGACGCTATAAAGTCAAGTTGTCGTGTTTCACAGTCAGTAAGAAGTTCAAGAGAAACTGAAATAGGTAAGGCTACTACTCTGATAGACTCATACTCAATTGGTAATCCTACAAGAATAATACTAACTTGTTCTTGAACTGTTACCAAACTACCGGCTACAGTCAAGACatcacacatactttgattttaaGCAAATACTCTTTCATGGACTACTGTCCTTTCTTCTGTGAGTACAACATGTGTTTAAGACTTGAAATTCTGACAATCGATCGAGTTATCTCTTCTCAATGGTAGACCATACTTCAAAACTTGTACTAGCATTAGTCAAATAGACAAGAAGATCATCACTTACCGTGGACAACAACCACGAGGCTAGCAATTTATCTTGTTGGTTATGCAAAAAGAATTCAGGATTCTCAATTAACTAACCTTCTTCATTAACTATGAACTGTGAAACAGTTCAAGAATGAGCATAACCCTTTGCTTCTAAAGAAGATAACTTGTCTCATTGAGTTTGATAGTACTGTGTTGGGGAAATTGCGGGTGTTGAAACCCTTCATTTCCAGTATGAACTTCAGGAGCCATGCACACAAACTACCTAATCAACAAAAAAACCTTAGCTCAGATACCATGTTTGAGTTTGGAAAGAATACCAAGAAGTCAAGAAGAGAAACTGAACTTCTATATCTTTCAGTCTTCAGAGTAACGTATTTATACAACACATGACCATACAAACCATGCCATTAACTGACTTAACTAATTCCAACTGCTACTAATAAATCTAACTACCAACAGTTTTTCAATATTCCTTAATAGAGATATGGTAGACTTGTGCTTCAAATATATCATTTTGATCTTTAATCACAAACTAATAGAGGCAGAAAGATGTTTTAtacaataaaattcaaaataagacAGTTTGAGAAGGGAACATGATGGAACTGGGAGCAGATTGGTTGATTTACTTGCATCTTcaatatgaattttgattttaaggCACAGCAACCTATGAGGAAAGGCCTGAATGCTTGAGAATTTTGCAGTTTGTCTGGTTGATGTCTTTCCTCCTCAAgggatgctttttttttttttttaatttaatctttccGTCTCACTGTAGGATCTGGGAGAAGTTTGGGAATTCGTATAGACTGATGTTGTTCACAAATGGAGAGGGATGCTGGAATGGACCTGATAGAAGTTTGAAGGTATTATTTATATAATGATAAATAGGGTTCCTCCATTTGGTGCCATTTAGCTATCTTGATGGTTAATACTGGATTGTGATCCTAAAGAACAGAGTTGTGAATGATGGTTTTCTTCCTTGTCAAGCAAAAGATCTGGTGAGATATAATCAAAACGGATGCTCCTGGATGGCTAAATGGCTTGTCGCTGAGAAGCTTTCCTTTTATATGAAAAATTCTTAGCATTGATCCTTACTTTTTTACAGGTGAAGCTAAGGTGTGGACTAAAAACAGAACTAACTGGTGTGGATGAACCAAGTCGCTGCGAGTATATCCTTCCCTCCCATTCTCCATTCCTCTACTCGGGTTTTGCTTGAAAATAAACTTTAACTCAGCTCAATTGTTTTCTTTTCACGCTTAGTTATTGAGAAAACTGAATTCAAGTGTTTTAATGGTTGACTCTAGTAATTCagggaaaaaaaaaaagtttgactCCAGTAGATTGAGCTTCCttagttttaatatatattttttatttttaattagctTTGAAAATTTCAATTCGAGCTCAAGCATAAATAATTGAGTTCATATTTTACTAAGTAAACAAGCCTAATCGAGTAAGGTCGCATAGTGTGATCTTTATCTCGAATCAAGCTCAAGCTCTAAAATTGAAACTTAGTCAAGTTGAAGCCGAGTTTGGAGCCTTTATTTTTGGGTCAAGCACAAGTTTCTTACGGTCTGAGCTTCGCTCAGCTTGATTAAACTCCTATGCACACATACACATCTACTCGCACATGTGCATGCACTCAAAAACTATGCCATCTAACGCTCCTTCATGGCAGATATGCTGCTCTCATGTATACCCCTCTACTCTGCCTAGAGGAAAAACTTGAGGTAATCGCTATTGGTACATGAAGCccttttcaattttcattttgcTTTTATTCTGTATCTTCTATAAGAATGTTGGATGTGGCAGGAAATCAAACAGAAACTAGAATCAATGAACCAAGAAAAACCACGGAGTCACGAtgagctttaacttgctgacatctACTTATATCATCCTCAGTATTCTTACAGCATCGATTCTTTCAATGGTAAAGCTCTAAGCATCTTCCTTGGTTGGTTATCTGATTGTGtcatgttttttaatataaatcatAGCCAATTGATATCTGTCTATGAACAAACTTCATGTAAATAGCTGTAGTAATAATGGTTTGGTTTGATTTAGGAAAAAAATACTGTTAATGTGCAGTATCTTGTTTTCTTAATTACTGGTTTTGACCGgttcgttttttttttttcttaagaagtACGTTgatattgtattttaaaaaataatcattcatttagatataaaatacttttaaaattagaaaagaaattcataaaaaaataaaatagaattgagTTGGAATAactatgattttttaatttagaaattgGAAATCAAACCACACCCAATATACTTAATTATTACCTAATCAAAATTGGATGGAGTGGAAGTCGAAACAGACAATGGTTAGAATGGTTTTCTATTTCTTGGTTTTTCCCTAGCTTAGCTCCAAATACTTGTTTTGTCGAAGACAAGTCTTTACCGTTTATTGTATTTCTTTTGCAGcagagaaagaagatgaagagaaaatCAGAATATCCTAGAAAACAGTGTAGGGCATGTTTTCATTTTTTCAGGATGGAGACATGGTGTCTTGTCTctgttttgtttaatttatttaaaaggaATGGTGAATCCACTACATGAGTGCCATGTATTGTTTCTGGTACTTACTGGCTCAAAACCATTTTATTGGGACATAAGAAGCAAGGATATATCAATATGGGGGACATAACGTTCTgtctatctatttatttatttatttatttatttatgattatgCTTCAATTGCACGCCTGCCAGATTTGAGATTTGCAGAACAACGAACCTTTGGTATCTTCATCTGCATCATTTCACCAGTTTTTCAGCACTCCAGGTTAATAACTAAGACACACCATAATAGTACTTGAATATATCAAAAAATACaattatgcaatattattattattattattattattattattattattattattattattattatttggaataAAGTTGATTTCCTTTTTGATGAGAAAGACCAAACAAGATTTTGATGCCTTTGGGGCAATtgcaaaaagattttaaaaatggAAACGACTTCCCATAAGCATATCTTAGTATTCTAATGGATACGTTCTATGGACCATTCAAAGGGCTCTACATTCAAATCTAATGCCataactttaaaaagaaaaagtggtAGATTAAGGAATTATGCTTTGCAATTACTAGTGAAGGAACtctattattttatattacaCAAAGAGTGCACATTGATTGTGAAGAATCATTGTATCTTTTTACATGTAAATGCATAAGAACAAGAATAATCgaataaaaaaaaagactaattaTAATTAAAGAAGTTAGTGTCTAGtgacatttatatatatatatatatatatatataattttctttattacaCAAATAGCCTTAAAAAGTTATCACATCTCtttttttaaagacatttattatACATTTATCAACCCCTCACCTTGATTGTGAAATCTGAAAATTTCACTTACAAGGTAACAAATATTTTcccaaaataatatattaaacaatcatcaatatttataatagaaatttttcattatattttgtttcaattaatattttattaatgaaattttttagaattttgaatCTTATTATTATACGTGTTTATGCATATGTTGATTTtcaatgtaaattttattttagtttaaatcttACTACGTGTGAACCctatttaaatttattctaatttaaaatctaaatataTTCTAATTATAAGTTTAACTATTTATACATATGATACTTTAATTCACATCGATTCTACTTTAAAATCATAGACAAATTCACTACTTTACTATTGAATTTTGTAACTGCTTTTAATTTTACTGAATTTTAGCATCAACTTTAAggattttacttatattttaccGTTGATTATTGATTTCAGATGACTTgaagacaaaattttaaataaaaaaatcttccaaatatttttttaattataacaaTAAACTAATATAAAAGGTTTTAGTCaatgaaataaagatgataaaattttagaaaaacaaataataaagaaagaattaagtttttttattaaatataaatttatttactttttatattataataacttatttattattaactattaaaatagaatattaaaatattaatttgattaaattttgtcttcaaagtgattcaaatttaaaattgaaaataacaaaatttggtgGCGaggttaaaaaacaaaaaaaaaagatatatttaatattaagttaaAGCATAGTAATAAATTTACTATAATACTCTTacaatggtaaaaataaataattaaaaaaaggtaaatatcaataaatataatgacaaatttaaaatttcagtgATGAAGAAAACACATCCATTAACTGTAGAAGGCGAGTGAATTcgaaatttgaatattttctttttgagctagtttttatttaactttgaacctatacaattaatatatattttttcttaataaaaaatcatgacattaaaagaaaaaaatcaattatcaaaaataaaaacaaaagcctAAACATCCTTGACCCCTATGGAATTCAagctctattattattattattattattattattattattgttgttgttgttatttgcACGTAAAACCTCTATATAAAAACTAAACTTCATGTGAAAGCCATTcacaacaaagaaagaaaaacctAAAAACCCTCACAAAACCCTAAACCTTGTGTTGTGCCTTCTTTTTCTTAGCTATGGAAAGGGTGCTAACAGGCGGAAAGGGCATTGTGAGGCCGAAGACAAAGATAGTTTGCACCTTAGGACCAGCTTCCAGGTCGGTGGAGATGATCGAGAGGCTTTTGAAAGCTGGTATGAACGTTGCTCGTTTCAACTTGTCCCATGGTTCCCATGCATACCACCAGCAAACCTTGGATAATCTAAGGACCGCTATGCTCAACACCGGCATCCTTTGTGCTGTCATGTTGGATACTAAGGtaacctttttctttcttttttgtcaaCTTTTCTTTTCATGAAGATCTCATGTTTGATTTATGGATTGTTTCTAACATTATTGCAGTAGTGCTTCATTGAAAAAAGAAGGGTGTTATTCTTGTTTACTTCTCTTTCAAGTTTCAATTTAATGGAGTTTCTTAGATTGAAACTTTCTATCATGTTTCAAAgctaatcttttttatttaaaagtaactttgttcttttcaaGGATAATGTACCCTGTAGTTAGTTTGCCTTTAGGATTTAAAAGTTGCAAAGCATAAACTGGGGAATTTTAATTTTCCGACAACGGATTGTTTTTACCAATTTCTATGAATATGTAGGGACCGGAGATCCGAACCGGGTTTTTGAAGCATGGGAAGCCCATACAACTCATTCAGGGTAAAGAGATTACTATCAGCACTGACTATAGCATAAAAGGTGATGAGAATACAATCTGTATGAGTTACAAAAAGTTGGCTCAAGATTTGAAGCCTGGGAGTGTTATTTTGTGTTCTGATGGGACAATCACATTCACTGTCTTGGATTGTGACAAGGAATTGGGATTGGTCCACTGTCGTTGTGACAACTCCGCTGTTCTTGGTGAAAGGAAGAAAGTCAATCTTCCAGGTGTTGTGGTTGATCTTCCAACATTAACAGACAAGGACAAAGAGGATATCTTGCAATGGGGTGTTCCAAATAAGGTTGACATGATTGCCTTGTCTTTTGTTCGTAAAGGTTCGGATCTTGTGGAGGTCCGAAAGCTGTTGGGAAAGCATGGAAATAACACTCTTCTAATGTCAAAGGTTTGCAGTTTGTTTAATAGACAATGAGATTTGTAGAATATATGTGTTTTGATTTCATGTTGAACATATTTGCTTGTGGATTGGCAGGTTGAAAATCAAGAAGGGGTTACTAACTTTGATGATATTCTAGCAAATTCAGATGCATTTATGGTTGCAAGAGGTGATCTTGGGATGGAGATCCCAATTGAGAAGATATTCCTGGCTCAAAAACTGATGATTCTTAAGGCCAATATACAAGGAAAGCCTGTGGTGACTGCAACTCAGATGCTAGAGTCTATGATCAAATCTCCAAGGCGACTCGAGCCGAAGTCACTGATGTTGCCAATGCGGTTCTCGATGGTACCGACTGTGTCATGCTAAGTGGAGAAACTGCTGCTGGAGCATACCCTGACCTTGCTGTTCAAACCATGGCCAGAATTTGCACGGAAGCTGAAAACTTTATAAACTATGGGGATCTTTTCAAGAGAATAATGGAGAGTGCACCAATGCCTATGAGCCCATTATAGAGTTTGGCTTCCTCAGTTGTGAGGACAGCCGAGTCCATTAACGCCTCTTTAATTTTGGTCCTAACCAGAGGTGGAACCACGGCAAAGCTGGTGGCTAAGTATAGGCCAAGTGTGCCTATTTTGTCTATGATCATCCCAGAGATAACAACAGATTCCCTTGAGTGGTCATGCAATGATGAAGCTCCATCAAGGCATTGCCTTATCTTCAGGGGTCTGATCCCGGTTTTGAGCTCCGGTTCGGTAAAAGCTTCTTACGCCGAGTCTACTGAGGAAACAACCAAGTTTGCCCTTCAATATGGTAAGGAAAAGGGGCTAATCAAACCTGGAGATTCAGTTGTGTCTTTGTACCCTTCAGTGATTAAGATCTTGACAGTTAGTTTATGATCTGATTTTAGCTTAGTTTTGGTAGCTTTTTTAAtcaacatgtttgattgaatgtggGAGAACAATTTTCACATGAATgaagaaatatttaatttgatttgtcCTTTTTTCAAGAGCTTAttgatataaaatacatataaattctTTGTTTTCCAACAGCAGCAAAAAAGACAAGCTCATTGCAGACtaatatatgcataaaaatgTTCAGTTATCATCTCCCTGAGCTGCATTTTCACTTCCTGGAATAGCCTCTAATGAGGGAGGTGAAGTGGATTCACTTTGAGAACCGGGTAAGGTGACTAAACCATCATAAGGCCATGGAATAGGGATCCAATACCTTCTTCCAGTTCCTATCCTGCCAGTATTCCTGTTGCCATTTGGCTCGGTCTTGGAATCGTCCAACGGCAACTGAAACCGGCAGACAGGACAAGAGTTTTGAAGTTCAAGCCAAGGAATAATACACCCATCATGGAATTTATGCTCACACGGCATCTCTTTTGCTTCATTTCCAATCTCAATATCCTCCAAACATATTGCACACTGCACATTGCCATTTACAGTAACAGTTGGCATTGCTTCAACTGCTTCCTTCCAAGCTGGTAGAGTTCCATGTTGGTTTGGGTCATTCTCAGACAAATACTGCAACAAAAGATCCCAACCAGGTCCCATGATGTAATCACCAAAGGAGCCGGCAGACCTATGACTTGGGTTATGAGTATGAACACGGTTAGTAACATCAAATGAGCCTTGGACAACCAAGGCTTCATCATTGATTGGATCAAACAAGATCATTCTACCACTTCCATTTCCACCATTTTCTGATTCAGAAGCTGCTGCTACTGTACGCATACCTTGAAGTATCCTAAGGGGCAGGGCTGAAGATGAGGTTCTCCTTCTTATCAAGGACTCCACTTCTCTCCCCAGTTCATCATCCTGTGTTACTTGGTCCCTGCTTGCGATACGCAGCTGTGATGATGAACCAATCAAACCAAGCACGATTGGAGCCCAAAGTGAAAGACTGTTGGGAGACTCTGTATCGATGGCGGCGTGATTGGTGTTGGAACGGGATCTTATGCTGCCCACTTCTTCCAGAAACCCAGAATCACAGAGAGGGCATTGGAATTCAGGCTGTCGTTGGATTCACCACTCGGGAACACATGTAACACCAATACCTACCCGCTTGCCTATCCCCCATCTCTCTCTTCAAAATTTACAAACAATCACGTCAGAATACAAATCAAGAAAGATATACCAAAATTAACATACAATAAACATGAAACATGGAGTACTGTGGTCTATAAACAACCAACttataaattgtaaagaaaaacaAGACAAAAGAAACAAGAGATGTAAAAAGATAGATGTTTTCTATGATACCTTTCAAATAGAGGATGAGGGGAATAATTGACATGAACTATGATTGTGGTTTTAGAGGTAATAACCCTTTTTTATTTGCTTCTCTGTCATGGAAAGACATTTTTAGTTCAATATTTGTTTTACCAATCATTTTTGTATGCTTTAATTGCATActataattaatttgttatttaaaGATAGGGTTCTTGtttgctttttcttttaattgcaattaatATAAAGTAAGTCGACCTGTCTGTCCACCGTTAGATTGGGCTTTAGACTTCCTTACAGCTTGGACTTAGATAATAATGTTAGCTAAATCTATGGTTTTCAGCGTTATAAAACGTGAAAACTCACTTCCTGCTGCCAAAAATGTTCCAACTGAGACTTCAGCCCGCTAGACTATCACAGCCCCCAATGTTCAGTTTCTGACACTAAAGGCTCTCGACTGCAGGCAGTCTTCACTGCAGAAAATAACAAAAGGCTTTTATAACCCACTCTATTTCCACCCTCAGGCGGAGCCACCGGCAGCGCCATAAGGTTGCGCCGGGCAGCAAAGAGGGACAGCCACCTCAAGATTTCTGCTCAGATAAGATCAAGTAGTTGGTCGAATGTACGCTTTCTGAACTCacggttcgctctatttaaagccagcttgtCGGCAATTCTCAGGAtcgcttcccgatgtgggattttAAGTGAACCAATTATAAAGGCGCTGACTATTGGGGCCACACGTGATTCAGAAACCGGGGCAccataaaatatatgtaaaagTTGATAGTTGCATTTGGGAttacaaaaaaacaaaacaaaacaaaatcaacATCCAAGAAGCAAATTAATTAGACGAGAAAAGCAGAGTGTTAAGGAGCAAAAGTTTGAAAAGAATGATATGAAATAAGGTGCAATTTGATGGAGGGTGGGGGAGATGCATGCTTCGCCACATTTTTTGTTCCACTGGATTGGGTGGATTGGATCCAAATACTGCATTTGCAATGGTCAAAGAAGCAGCAGTagtttagttttagtttaaaaggCAATGAAATGCATGGACATGCAGCTTTGCAAGTTTAGGTTGAATGGCAATCAAAGTTGGGAATATTGTTGTTGTAAGTTGAAAACTTACATGGACATGCTGCTTTAGTTCACATATGACACAGCCATCCACTATTTGATGAAATCAAAGGGCATTGTGAGtggaagaaaataatggaaattcATTACCCAAAGCCCATTTTTGGGTTCACAATTTGACATCCTTAACCGTAGCACACTCCAAGCCTATATTTTACCTGCCAATATATAACAACCCACTTTTGTATATCTCCCAAAAGATTCCCCTTTGAATCAAAGGAGCCATGCATTATGGAGATCGGTTCTCATTCAGATCATCTTTATTTAGGCCTGCATCAGTAGCCAATATCTTCCATTTCAATTTTTCCAGTTACCTTAGTAATTAGCTCATTCAAATTTCAATACATACACGTGGGGTTACTCTgtagtataaaattaatttaatttttcaatttcattccATTAATTATTGCATGGTTTATCAATACATATCACCATACATTTTAAAtgtgaagtaaataaaaaatttaatcattagattattaataataacaataattttcatTAACATGAGATGGATATCGTATGTAATGTACATTATGAGCACAATTTATAATTCCAAATCCGGAATGCAGAGAAATTATGGCAAACATAGATAGTTGCTTGAACTTTTACATAACTAGGTAGAATTTGAAACAATGGATCTCCATCTCCATACTTAAGCGCAAATTATCTTTATGCGACCACATCAGTATGTCATAATGTAATAAGTCTTAGACTAAACATGAGAGTTGAATCAAGGTTTTATAGGTATTTTAGTAGTTCCTCTCTCTACTAATCCAATTATGATATATAATCTAATATCACTAATGATTTTTTAAGTTTGAAAGCGGTGGTAGAGCCACATGT carries:
- the LOC107895000 gene encoding E3 ubiquitin-protein ligase SIRP1; amino-acid sequence: MGDRQAVGSIRSRSNTNHAAIDTESPNSLSLWAPIVLGLIGSSSQLRIASRDQVTQDDELGREVESLIRRRTSSSALPLRILQGMRTVAAASESENGGNGSGRMILFDPINDEALVVQGSFDVTNRVHTHNPSHRSAGSFGDYIMGPGWDLLLQYLSENDPNQHGTLPAWKEAVEAMPTVTVNGNVQCAICLEDIEIGNEAKEMPCEHKFHDGCIIPWLELQNSCPVCRFQLPLDDSKTEPNGNRNTGRIGTGRRYWIPIPWPYDGLVTLPGSQSESTSPPSLEAIPGSENAAQGDDN